The following coding sequences are from one Holophagales bacterium window:
- a CDS encoding zinc metallopeptidase: MKWTRGGRSANLEDQRGGGGSYGGGRGPGMKLGIGGFLLLAVLSLVFKKDFFSLVGGGGALAPSADVSAGSGVPGGGAVADPQEEELVEFVSFVLDDAQATWTKLLPAAGATYSDAKLVLFRDGVDSACGSAGSSTGPFYCPGDQKVYIDLGFYAELKDRFGAPGDFAQAYVITHEIGHHVQHLLGIDDAVRQRQAADPRNENAYSVALELQADCFAGIWGHETAQRGILERGDVEEGLGAAAAIGDDRMQKAAGRRVSPDAFTHGSSEQRVAWFRKGLETGDFKACDTFRAMR, from the coding sequence ATGAAATGGACCCGCGGCGGACGGAGCGCAAATCTGGAAGATCAGCGGGGCGGCGGAGGCTCCTACGGGGGCGGGCGCGGCCCGGGGATGAAGCTCGGCATAGGCGGCTTCCTCCTGCTCGCGGTGTTGAGCCTCGTTTTCAAGAAGGATTTCTTCTCCCTCGTCGGGGGCGGAGGGGCGCTCGCGCCGAGCGCCGACGTCTCCGCCGGGTCGGGGGTCCCGGGCGGCGGCGCGGTCGCCGACCCGCAGGAAGAGGAGCTCGTCGAGTTCGTATCCTTCGTCCTCGACGACGCGCAGGCGACGTGGACGAAGCTGCTCCCCGCCGCCGGGGCGACGTATTCCGACGCGAAGCTCGTCCTGTTCCGCGACGGCGTCGACTCGGCCTGCGGCTCCGCGGGGTCGTCGACGGGTCCCTTCTACTGCCCCGGCGACCAGAAGGTCTACATCGATCTGGGTTTCTACGCGGAGCTGAAGGACCGGTTCGGCGCTCCGGGCGACTTCGCGCAGGCGTACGTCATCACCCACGAGATCGGCCACCACGTCCAGCACCTCCTCGGCATCGACGACGCGGTCCGGCAGCGCCAGGCGGCCGATCCGCGGAACGAGAACGCCTACTCGGTGGCCCTCGAGCTCCAGGCCGACTGCTTCGCGGGCATCTGGGGACACGAGACGGCGCAGCGCGGGATCCTCGAGCGGGGAGACGTGGAGGAGGGGCTGGGCGCCGCGGCGGCGATCGGCGACGACCGGATGCAGAAAGCCGCGGGACGGCGGGTCTCGCCCGACGCCTTCACGCACGGTTCCTCGGAGCAGCGCGTGGCGTGGTTCCGCAAGGGGCTCGAGACGGGCGACTTCAAGGCCTGCGACACCTTCCGCGCGATGCGGTAG